In Zingiber officinale cultivar Zhangliang chromosome 6A, Zo_v1.1, whole genome shotgun sequence, a single genomic region encodes these proteins:
- the LOC121996666 gene encoding pentatricopeptide repeat-containing protein At1g20230-like, whose amino-acid sequence MVMVSCSLSHKGISSCMLTAVESLFQRSLPSLSPTRQAHAGLLKCGLVPGDARHTSKLLAFYAGHRCVADVEFLSRSVTRPDPFAFSGVISVLVRSHLFSAALSLLPCMLSLRLPPDPFILPAALKACAALPSLPIGRQIHALSLVGEVSSDRFVASALVDMYLKCAAVADAYQVFDEMSEKCVVVWSSMIAGCATHGRTEEAFQMLDRMRSSGVEPNLITFNGLIVGLNRCGRPHETLPLLRRMHSEGFELDEVSVSSTLSAASDVEDLTMGCQIHGYVIKTRLETKSSVVSALLDMYGKCGCADEMIRVFDTVTTPDVGSCNALLAGLSRNGRVDDALKAFAEFQAQGIKLNVVSWTSIVACCSQNGKDMDALQLFRRMQSAGVEPNAVTIPCLLPACGNVAALLQGKSAHCFSLRKGILADVYVGSSLVDMYAKCGRITDARVVFDAMPSRNIVSWNAIVGGYAMHGKAKDAIELLLSMKRNRHKPDSVTFVCVLSACSQAGLTEDGERYFYEMQRDYGITASVEHYACMVSLLGRAGRLDEAYELIRKMHVEPDGCVWGALLSACRVHNNVTLAETAAEKLFELEPANAGNYVLLSNIYAAKGMLDEVDRVRDTMKTMGVKKNPGCSWIEIRNKVHMLLAGHKSHSQMSRITEKLEKLSEEMKRLGYLPSTNFVLQDVEEQDKEHILCGHSEKLAVALGLISTPAGTPLRVIKNLRICGDCHAAMKFISKFEGREILVRDTNRYHRFEDGSCSCGDYW is encoded by the coding sequence ATGGTCATGGTTTCTTGTAGTTTGTCTCACAAAGGCATTTCGTCGTGCATGTTAACAGCAGTCGAATCCCTGTTCCAACGCTCGCTTCCTTCGCTGTCGCCGACGCGGCAGGCTCACGCCGGTCTCCTCAAGTGCGGCCTCGTCCCCGGAGACGCCCGCCACACCTCCAAGCTCCTCGCTTTCTACGCCGGCCATCGCTGCGTAGCCGATGTGGAATTCCTCTCACGGTCCGTTACTCGTCCTGACCCCTTCGCCTTCTCCGGCGTTATCTCCGTCCTCGTCCGCTCGCACCTATTCTCTGCTGCGTTATCTCTTCTTCCCTGCATGCTCTCTCTTCGCCTCCCTCCCGATCCCTTCATCCTCCCCGCCGCTCTCAAGGCCTGCGCCGCACTCCCTTCCCTCCCCATTGGTCGGCAGATCCACGCTCTTTCCCTGGTAGGAGAGGTCTCCTCGGACCGCTTCGTCGCCTCTGCTCTCGTCGACATGTATCTCAAGTGTGCCGCAGTGGCCGACGCGTACCAGGTGTTCGACGAAATGTCCGAGAAGTGTGTCGTCGTTTGGAGCTCCATGATCGCTGGCTGCGCGACGCACGGTCGCACAGAGGAGGCTTTCCAGATGCTCGACAGGATGCGGAGTTCCGGCGTCGAACCGAATTTGATCACTTTCAACGGATTGATTGTGGGGTTGAACCGCTGTGGGCGGCCTCACGAGACTCTGCCTTTGCTGCGGAGGATGCACTCCGAGGGCTTTGAACTGGACGAGGTCTCCGTTTCAAGCACCCTGTCAGCTGCCAGCGACGTGGAGGATCTCACGATGGGTTGCCAGATTCATGGATACGTAATCAAGACGAGGTTGGAAACCAAGAGCTCCGTGGTGAGCGCTCTCCTCGACATGTATGGCAAATGCGGTTGCGCCGACGAGATGATCCGAGTGTTTGACACGGTGACCACGCCGGACGTCGGTTCCTGCAATGCTCTGCTCGCCGGGCTCTCGAGGAATGGCCGCGTCGACGACGCCTTGAAGGCGTTTGCCGAGTTCCAAGCACAAGGCATCAAACTAAATGTAGTGTCTTGGACGTCAATTGTGGCTTGTTGCTCACAGAACGGGAAGGACATGGATGCTCTACAGCTCTTCAGACGGATGCAGAGTGCAGGGGTGGAACCGAACGCAGTGACCATCCCTTGCCTGCTACCTGCTTGTGGAAATGTCGCCGCCTTGTTGCAGGGCAAATCTGCTCACTGCTTCTCTCTTCGAAAGGGCATCCTGGCGGATGTGTACGTGGGTAGTTCCTTGGTGGACATGTATGCCAAATGCGGCCGAATCACCGACGCTCGGGTCGTGTTCGACGCAATGCCATCAAGGAACATCGTCTCCTGGAACGCGATCGTCGGAGGGTACGCGATGCACGGGAAGGCGAAGGATGCGATTGAGCTGCTCCTCTCCATGAAGCGAAACCGGCACAAGCCAGACTCCGTCACCTTCGTCTGCGTGCTCTCTGCCTGTAGCCAAGCTGGACTAACAGAGGACGGAGAGCGGTACTTCTACGAGATGCAGAGAGATTATGGGATCACAGCCAGCGTCGAGCATTACGCGTGCATGGTGAGCCTTCTCGGCCGCGCGGGAAGGTTGGACGAGGCTTACGAACTGATAAGAAAGATGCACGTCGAGCCTGATGGCTGTGTGTGGGGAGCATTGCTCAGTGCCTGTAGAGTTCATAACAATGTCACTCTGGCAGAGACTGCGGCAGAGAAACTGTTCGAGTTGGAGCCGGCGAATGCCGGAAACTACGTGCTGCTGTCGAACATCTACGCTGCAAAAGGTATGCTGGATGAAGTGGACAGGGTGAGGGATACGATGAAGACCATGGGCGTGAAGAAGAACCCAGGATGCAGTTGGATCGAAATACGGAACAAGGTTCATATGTTGTTGGCTGGCCACAAGTCTCATTCCCAGATGAGCCGAATCACCGAGAAGTTGGAGAAGCTCAGCGAAGAGATGAAGAGACTGGGTTACCTCCCGAGCACCAACTTCGTGTTGCAAGACGTCGAGGAGCAGGACAAAGAGCACATTCTGTGTGGCCACAGTGAGAAGTTGGCGGTGGCTCTGGGACTTATAAGCACTCCCGCGGGGACTCCGCTTCGGGTGATCAAGAATCTTCGCATCTGTGGAGACTGCCATGCTGCGATGAAGTTCATTTCCAAGTTCGAGGGCAGGGAGATCCTTGTGAGAGATACGAACCGGTATCATCGCTTCGAGGATGGAAGTTGCTCCTGTGGTGATTATTGGTGA
- the LOC121996667 gene encoding probable protein phosphatase 2C 60 produces the protein MIERLMNFLKACFGPPSSRYVNSSADSSGRQDRLLWYKDAGRHVGGEFSMAIVQANNLIEDQSQIESGSLSLDDCGPFGTFVGIYDGHGGPETSQYINDHLFHHLKRFTSEEHTMSADTIRKAFQATEEGFLSLVTRQWPVKPQIAAVGSCCLVGVITGGILYVANLGDSRAVLGRLESNTGEVLALQLSEEHNAAIESVRQELQSLHPDDPQIVVLRHNVWRVKGIIQISRSIGDVYLKKTEFNREPLFSKFRLKEPFARPILGSEPSILVQTLQLEDQFVIFASDGLWEHLSNQEAVDIVQKNPHNGSARRLVKAALQEAAKKREMRYSDLKKIDKGVRRHFHDDITVIIVFLDSNLISMASSNRGPSLSLRGGTTLPPSSSSSSTYGNGGF, from the exons ATGATAGAGAggttgatgaatttcctcaaggCCTGCTTCGGGCCGCCCTCGAGCCGCTACGTTAACTCATCTGCCGACTCCTCCGGGCGGCAAGATAGGCTGCTTTGGTACAAGGATGCAGGGCGGCATGTGGGCGGGGAGTTCTCCATGGCCATCGTCCAGGCTAATAACCTAATTGAAGACCAGAGCCAGATTGAATCAGGTTCGCTGAGCTTGGACGACTGCGGTCCTTTCGGAACCTTCGTGGGCATCTATGATGGACATGGTGGTCCTGAAACTTCCCAGTACATAAACGATCATCTTTTCCATCATCTCAAGA GATTTACATCAGAGGAACATACAATGTCAGCTGATACAATACGAAAGGCATTCCAAGCTACAGAAGAAGGATTTTTGTCTCTTGTCACTAGACAATGGCCTGTGAAACCTCAGATCGCAGCCGTTGGCTCTTGCTGTTTGGTTGGTGTAATCACTGGAGGAATATTGTATGTTGCAAATCTTGGTGACTCCCGTGCTGTTTTAGGCAGACTTGAGAGTAACACTGGAGAAGTTCTAGCACTCCAGTTATCAGAAGAGCACAATGCAGCAATTGAGTCAGTTAGACAAGAATTGCAGTCCTTGCATCCTGATGACCCACAGATTGTTGTTCTAAGGCACAATGTTTGGCGTGTCAAAGGAATCATACAG ATCTCTAGATCTATTGGAGATGTCTACCTTAAGAAAACAGAGTTTAACCGCGAGCCCTTATTTTCAAAGTTCCGCCTTAAAGAGCCATTTGCTAGACCAATTCTAGGTTCTGAGCCATCAATTCTTGTACAAACATTGCAGCTGGAAGATCAGTTTGTTATATTTGCCTCAGATGGTCTTTGGGAGCATCTAAGCAATCAGGAGGCAGTTGATATTGTTCAAAAGAATCCTCACAAT GGAAGTGCTCGAAGGCTTGTTAAAGCTGCACTACAAGAAGCAGCAAAGAAAAGAGAGATGAGGTACTCGGATCTGAAGAAGATTGATAAAGGTGTTCGCCGACATTTCCATGATGACATTACCGTCATCATCGTGTTCCTTGATTCTAACCTCATTAGCATGGCCAGCTCTAACAGAGGTCCGAGCTTGTCACTTAGAGGTGGTACGACACtgcctccatcttcttcttcttcttcgacttATGGAAATGGTGGGTTCTAA
- the LOC121994097 gene encoding protein GDAP2 homolog yields MCSDRMDQILEEAFKIGGRDKKGRMVLRIVGKFFPAKDLAAGGGMDALRSFLERAVFPQLGGAPCVVVYMHACVQRADNYPGVAALRSVYEALPADVRDRIPAVYFVHPGLQSRLFFATVGRFFFSAGLYGKLKYVSRLEFLWEYIRRGEMEVPEFVQDHDDELEHRPLMDYGLFESDRHHSIFDAPAMDSTASMHSLRCIS; encoded by the exons ATGTGCAGCgatcggatggaccagatcctcGAGGAGGCCTTCAAGATCGGCGGCCGCGACAAGAAGGGCCGCATGGTCCTTCGCATCGTCGGAAAGTTCTTCCCAG CGAAGGATTTAGCGGCCGGCGGAGGGATGGATGCGCTGCGGAGCTTCCTGGAGAGGGCGGTGTTCCCGCAACTCGGAGGGGCGCCGTGCGTGGTGGTGTATATGCACGCGTGCGTGCAGAGGGCCGACAACTACCCTGGCGTCGCGGCGCTTCGTTCGGTCTACGAGGCGCTCCCAGCTGATGTCCGCGACCGGATCCCCGCCGTCTACTTCGTCCACCCGGGCCTTCAGTCCCGCCTCTTCTTCGCCACCGTCGGCCGCTTCTTCTTCAGCGCAGG GTTGTACGGGAAGTTGAAGTACGTGAGCCGGCTGGAGTTCCTGTGGGAGTACATCCGGCGAGGGGAGATGGAAGTGCCGGAGTTCGTGCAGGATCACGACGACGAGCTCGAGCACCGGCCGCTCATGGACTACGGCCTCTTTGAGAGCGACCGCCATCATAGCATCTTCGACGCGCCCGCCATGGACTCCACCGCCTCCATGCACTCCCTCCGATGCATCTCTTAG